The genomic stretch TGATGTCGTCGTGGCCGTGATGCTATCAGTTTTGCTTGCACCACTGATGCTGCTGGCAACGATCGCCATCAAACTCAATAGCCCCGGTCCGATCTTTTATAGTCAAATTCGCACAGGGTTAAATCAACAACCCTTCCGAGTCTATAAATTTCGATCGATGTACCAAGATGCCGAAAGTCGGGGGGCGCAATGGGCGAAAAAGCGCGATCCACGCATCACACCCGTGGGCAACTTTCTGCGCATGACCCGGATTGATGAACTACCTCAAATTTGGAATGTGCTAAGAGGCGATATGAGCCTCATTGGCCCACGTCCAGAGCGGCCAGAGTTCGATGAAAAACTGGCCGCGGTAATTCCCTACTATTACCTGCGCTATCGGGTGAAACCCGGCATTACGGGTTGGGCACAGGTGATGTATCCCTATGGTGCATCCGTAGAAGATGCATACGAAAAACTATCGTATGACCTCTACTACATGAAGAACTATTCACTCGGACTAGAACTTCAAATCTTCCTCAAAACCATTAAAGTTGTTGTACTAGGCAAAGGGCGATGAAACAGACAGTATTGGTTACTGGTGGCGCTGGTTATATTGGTTCACACGTCGTCCGTCAGCTCGGAGAAGCGGGCTACGACATCGTGATCTACGATAACTGCTCAACTGGAGTACCTGCTTCGATTCTCTATGGAGATTTGGTTGTAGGTGATTTAGCCGACCAAGATCGCTTATATAAGCTATTTTCCCGGCATAAATTTAGCGCTGTGCTGCACTTTGCGGCCAGCCTCATTGCTCCAGAATCCGTGGAAAATCCACTGGATTACTATGCCAACAACACTCGCAATACCTTGAATCTGCTGCGTTGCTGCGATGTATTCAATGTTGAGCAACTTGTGTTCTCAAGTACCGCCGCTGTCTATGGTGAGCCGGGAGAGAAGCCAGTAACCGAACAAACGCCCACCTTGCCGATTAACCCTTACGGCCGATCGAAGTTAATGAGTGAGTGGCTGATCCAAGATCATGCGCGCGCTTCCAAGTTACGCTACGTCATCTTGCGTTACTTCAATGTCGCGGGCGCTGATCCGGGTCGGCGGATCGGTCAAATGACCGCGGCCACACATCTCGTCCGGGCTGCTTGCGACGCCGCACTGGGTCGCAAGCCAGAAATCAAAATTTTTGGCACGGATTTTGCCACGTCAGACGGCACTGGCATTCGTGACTATATCCACGTTGAAGACCTCGCCTCAGCCCATCTGGGTGCACTGCAATATCTCGAAGGCAACAATCAGTCCCAAACGCTGAATTGTGGTTATGGAAAGGGCTATAGCGTGCGGCAGGTAATTGATTTGGTTCAGCAAGTTTCGGGGGTTAAGTTCAAGGTATTAGAAGCACCCCGGCGCCCCGGCGATCCAGCTTGCGTCACGGCCTGTGCCGATCGCATTCGCGAAGTGCTTGATTGGCAACCGCAATATGACGATCTTGAAACAATTATTCGGACAGCCTTATTCTGGGAAATTCGACGTGATTTACAAGGTGCAAAACACCCCTTGGTTGATACGATCGCGACTCGACTCAAACAAGCTGCTGCTGAACGCAAGCTCGCAAGAATGCCCCAAGCATCCGCAACATCAACACAATATAGGCAACCGAAATCCGCATAATAGACAAAGTTAAACAGCATTTTCAAATCAAATGGGGGGCACAGATTATGTGCCCCCCATTTGATTGCCAATCGATTCATTCGTTAATCGAGCACATTACCAACCACGGTGGTTAAGTACGCGCTGGCGAAAGAGTTGGTAAGCATAACCACTAAAGTGGGCTAGGGGCAACGTAAATAGCGTAACGCTGCAGCTCAAGACACGCATCATAAACGATGGTGCGTGTCTTGGCATAGCACGCCAAATCTCTGCTAAGAACGCACGATTATGCTTAGCAACCACCCGCACACTCTCAAGCACTGGAAGGCATAAGCCCAAAAGTGCTAACCCAAAAGTCGGCAAACGTAATACAGGCAACAAACCACTAGCAATCGTCATTGCACAGAATCCAGAAAGGGCCAGAAACGGTAGCCTGCCTCGTAACTGTTTACGGTTTCCATGCTTCTTAGCGGTTAAACATCGGCCACGGCCGTATTTAAAATATTGTTTCCATAGTGATCGCCAAGTCTTACGCGGGTAGTACCAAGTCTGAATCGCTGAACTGACATAAATCGCACGCGGGTTGAGATCGAGCAAGCGCTGATTCAGTTCAGCATCTTGGTTCGTAATTTGAGTTGTATCAAAGAGGGGTTTTGAGAATTCCGGCGTCTCTTCTGACACAGTCGCATTACCAGATACCTGGAGAAGCGCATCACGCCAGAAACATCCCAGATATACAGTATCCGCATAACCGGTATAGCTCGGATCACGATATTTCGCACCACCACTACCAAGAAAACTCTTCGTGGCTAAGGCAATACCAGATTGGAACGCAGTCTTCGCCACAAACCGCTGTGCGCCACCCACATTAAATGCATCAGACTGCTGCAGAGCCTCAACACAGCGTTCAATATAATCGGGCGCGTAGTCAGAATGGGCATCGGCACGCAA from Romeriopsis navalis LEGE 11480 encodes the following:
- a CDS encoding glycosyltransferase family 2 protein, which translates into the protein MSKSLLTEQKQKSSLSRTYPSLSVVIPTYNEAADIERIVRGFLNTNYPNLIEVCIADGRSHDRTREIIQNLISEDSRVKLIDNPQKIQSAGLNLALAQSVGEIILRADAHSDYAPDYIERCVEALQQSDAFNVGGAQRFVAKTAFQSGIALATKSFLGSGGAKYRDPSYTGYADTVYLGCFWRDALLQVSGNATVSEETPEFSKPLFDTTQITNQDAELNQRLLDLNPRAIYVSSAIQTWYYPRKTWRSLWKQYFKYGRGRCLTAKKHGNRKQLRGRLPFLALSGFCAMTIASGLLPVLRLPTFGLALLGLCLPVLESVRVVAKHNRAFLAEIWRAMPRHAPSFMMRVLSCSVTLFTLPLAHFSGYAYQLFRQRVLNHRGW
- the galE gene encoding UDP-glucose 4-epimerase GalE, which produces MKQTVLVTGGAGYIGSHVVRQLGEAGYDIVIYDNCSTGVPASILYGDLVVGDLADQDRLYKLFSRHKFSAVLHFAASLIAPESVENPLDYYANNTRNTLNLLRCCDVFNVEQLVFSSTAAVYGEPGEKPVTEQTPTLPINPYGRSKLMSEWLIQDHARASKLRYVILRYFNVAGADPGRRIGQMTAATHLVRAACDAALGRKPEIKIFGTDFATSDGTGIRDYIHVEDLASAHLGALQYLEGNNQSQTLNCGYGKGYSVRQVIDLVQQVSGVKFKVLEAPRRPGDPACVTACADRIREVLDWQPQYDDLETIIRTALFWEIRRDLQGAKHPLVDTIATRLKQAAAERKLARMPQASATSTQYRQPKSA